A DNA window from Pontimonas salivibrio contains the following coding sequences:
- a CDS encoding P-loop NTPase gives MTLDRETIRLAIDTVIDPELRRPLTELDMVDSIDVSPESIRVVIALTIVGCPASDRIHNDVAEAVTKVAGGIPVDVELTVMEPARRAALITRLRGDKSPAQQFGPDTLTRIIAVTSGKGGVGKSTITANLAEAAANSGLRVGVIDADVFGFSQPALFGIEGIKPTRLDDMILPPVAGEVKLMSIGMFVDQGTPVSWRGPMLHRTVNQFLSDVFFGDLDLLFLDLPPGTGDIAISVGQLLPHSEVIVVTTPQAGAADVAVRSGLVARQTGQKVVGVIETMSAGALPDGTVFDLFGSGGGAQVAAALDVPLLGQIPLSVPLRMAGDAGTPLVSHQPDDPAAIALSAAFQALQATRNSRVGTPLPVSPR, from the coding sequence ATGACACTAGACCGGGAAACTATCCGCCTCGCCATCGACACGGTCATCGATCCTGAGCTTCGCCGGCCACTCACCGAATTGGACATGGTGGACTCGATTGATGTCTCACCGGAGTCCATTCGGGTGGTCATTGCCTTGACCATTGTGGGCTGCCCCGCATCGGATCGAATCCATAACGACGTGGCCGAAGCGGTCACGAAGGTGGCGGGGGGCATTCCCGTCGACGTTGAACTAACAGTCATGGAACCGGCCAGGCGGGCCGCTCTGATCACCCGGTTGCGGGGCGATAAATCGCCGGCGCAACAGTTTGGACCCGACACTCTGACTCGCATCATTGCGGTCACCAGTGGCAAGGGCGGTGTGGGTAAATCGACTATCACCGCAAACCTCGCCGAAGCGGCCGCCAACAGTGGGCTTCGGGTGGGCGTGATTGACGCGGACGTATTCGGGTTTAGTCAACCGGCCCTGTTTGGCATTGAGGGAATCAAACCCACGCGCCTCGACGACATGATTCTGCCGCCTGTGGCGGGTGAGGTGAAGCTGATGTCGATTGGGATGTTTGTTGACCAGGGCACCCCGGTGAGTTGGCGGGGTCCGATGCTTCACCGCACGGTGAACCAGTTCTTAAGCGACGTGTTCTTCGGAGACCTTGACCTCCTCTTTCTCGATTTGCCACCGGGAACCGGCGATATCGCCATTTCTGTGGGCCAGCTTCTTCCCCACAGCGAAGTCATCGTCGTCACTACCCCGCAGGCGGGTGCCGCCGATGTGGCCGTCCGCTCCGGTTTAGTCGCCAGGCAAACTGGCCAAAAAGTTGTCGGCGTCATTGAAACAATGTCGGCAGGGGCACTACCCGATGGCACCGTGTTTGACCTTTTTGGCTCCGGTGGCGGCGCGCAGGTTGCTGCGGCTCTCGATGTTCCACTGCTGGGCCAGATTCCCCTCTCGGTGCCACTGCGGATGGCAGGAGATGCCGGCACTCCCCTGGTGTCACACCAGCCAGACGACCCGGCAGCCATTGCCCTTAGCGCCGCCTTCCAGGCACTTCAGGCGACAAGGAACTCCCGGGTGGGAACCCCGCTTCCGGTCTCACCCCGCTGA
- the mgtE gene encoding magnesium transporter → MADDAEPPELSLTGALNLGGLGPVAQWLDTKAAHEIAEELTRLNPVQSAMVWRMLPRDTALEIFEELDSFQQQQLLSGMRDQAFSEIVEEMDPDDRARLLGEAPAGFVRRVLAGLSHKERNMTASLLGFPEGSVGRVMSPEVVTVSESTKISDVLDVVRRKGSDAETIDLLAIVDRSRKLVGVVGLSHVVLGDPDLNVGEIADHGAPTIDVTEDAEKAARLVQETNRLGLMVVDSENRVLGVLTVDDALEVIEAADTEDIARQAGALPSTGHYLSDSVMRLARLRVFWLAILMSAATITVWVMGLFESALAEITALALFIPLLVGTGGNIAAQAATSAVRAVAVGEVRPGDAWRVAWRESRVGLLLGVVLGAIAFGAGWWVAGLAVAFTVGLSIVLLAVWATTVGSTMPLAAQALKIDPAVISVPLVTTLVDTSGLLIYFLVAGLILSI, encoded by the coding sequence ATGGCCGACGACGCTGAACCGCCAGAGCTGAGTCTCACCGGTGCGCTAAACCTCGGTGGCTTAGGGCCTGTTGCGCAGTGGTTGGACACGAAAGCGGCCCACGAAATTGCCGAAGAGCTCACCCGGCTAAACCCCGTCCAGTCAGCAATGGTGTGGCGGATGTTGCCACGCGATACGGCGCTGGAAATTTTTGAAGAGCTCGATAGTTTCCAACAGCAGCAGTTGCTCTCCGGAATGCGCGACCAGGCCTTCAGCGAAATTGTTGAAGAAATGGACCCCGACGACCGGGCCCGCCTGCTCGGTGAAGCACCGGCTGGTTTTGTCCGACGAGTACTCGCGGGCTTAAGTCACAAAGAGCGCAACATGACGGCGTCGCTGCTGGGTTTCCCGGAAGGCTCCGTCGGGCGGGTGATGAGCCCCGAAGTGGTCACCGTGTCCGAATCGACCAAAATTTCCGACGTGTTGGATGTGGTGCGGCGAAAAGGCTCCGATGCGGAAACGATTGACCTGTTGGCCATCGTTGACCGTTCGAGAAAGTTGGTCGGGGTGGTGGGACTCAGCCACGTCGTCCTGGGTGACCCGGATCTCAACGTGGGAGAAATTGCTGACCACGGTGCCCCCACAATCGACGTCACCGAAGACGCCGAAAAAGCGGCCCGACTGGTGCAAGAAACCAACCGTCTCGGCCTAATGGTGGTGGATAGTGAAAACCGTGTCCTCGGGGTACTCACCGTGGATGACGCGCTCGAAGTCATTGAAGCGGCTGACACGGAAGATATTGCTCGTCAGGCCGGCGCCCTACCGTCAACCGGCCACTACCTGTCCGACAGTGTGATGCGCTTAGCGAGACTGCGGGTGTTTTGGTTAGCGATATTGATGTCGGCGGCGACCATCACCGTGTGGGTGATGGGGCTGTTCGAATCCGCGCTCGCCGAAATTACGGCACTCGCGTTATTTATTCCCCTCCTGGTGGGCACCGGAGGAAATATTGCCGCCCAGGCGGCCACCAGTGCGGTGCGCGCGGTCGCCGTCGGCGAAGTGCGACCCGGTGACGCCTGGCGGGTGGCCTGGCGCGAATCACGGGTAGGGCTTCTCTTGGGTGTGGTGTTAGGGGCTATCGCTTTTGGGGCCGGCTGGTGGGTTGCCGGGCTGGCCGTGGCGTTCACCGTGGGACTGTCCATCGTGTTACTCGCCGTGTGGGCCACAACCGTTGGCTCGACCATGCCTCTTGCCGCCCAGGCTCTGAAAATTGACCCCGCGGTCATCTCGGTTCCCTTGGTGACCACACTGGTTGACACCAGCGGTTTGCTGATTTATTTCCTCGTCGCGGGCCTCATCTTGTCGATTTAG
- a CDS encoding DUF3117 domain-containing protein yields MAAMKPRTGDGPMEAVKEGRLIIVKVPLEGGGRLVVSVNDAEATELRDALNGALK; encoded by the coding sequence ATGGCCGCGATGAAGCCCCGCACGGGGGATGGACCCATGGAAGCTGTCAAAGAGGGCAGACTCATTATCGTGAAGGTTCCCTTGGAGGGTGGCGGCCGACTGGTCGTCTCGGTCAACGACGCCGAAGCGACCGAACTGCGCGACGCCTTAAACGGCGCACTGAAGTAA
- a CDS encoding general stress protein, with the protein MAQSSRTQQLHQLATVPAGEELARFSSYPDAKKTIDTLLEGGLPPRALSVVGEGLRSVERITARYGHGRAALSSALTGSWVGLFVGLIVVTLGVDMSLAPIAAGIVVGAGLGMIIGMALYSSQRTSRPTFRSMHQVIAAEYVVVVEAEHQGKAKRILQDAQGQ; encoded by the coding sequence GTGGCCCAATCTTCACGCACCCAACAACTTCACCAGCTGGCCACCGTGCCAGCCGGTGAAGAACTCGCGCGCTTTAGTAGTTACCCGGACGCAAAGAAAACCATTGACACCCTCCTGGAGGGCGGCCTACCTCCCCGGGCGTTGTCGGTTGTCGGCGAAGGTCTTCGCTCAGTGGAGCGAATAACCGCCCGTTACGGTCACGGCCGTGCCGCACTGTCGTCGGCCCTGACGGGCTCCTGGGTGGGCCTGTTTGTGGGACTCATTGTGGTGACCCTCGGGGTGGACATGAGTTTGGCTCCCATTGCGGCGGGAATTGTGGTGGGGGCAGGGCTTGGAATGATTATTGGTATGGCGCTATACAGTTCGCAGCGAACCAGCAGGCCCACGTTCCGCTCGATGCATCAAGTTATTGCGGCCGAATATGTGGTCGTTGTTGAGGCGGAACACCAAGGTAAAGCCAAACGCATCCTGCAGGACGCCCAAGGACAGTGA
- a CDS encoding Sec-independent protein translocase TatB — protein MSFGLTFEKLLLIGLIAVFLIGPDRLPLYSAKLARLIRSMRDMASGAKDRLREEMGPDFDEVEWKKLDPRQYDPRRIVREALTESATAPAQPVSPGSPVKKTPAPTTDTTRSTPAAFDPDAV, from the coding sequence GTGTCCTTTGGATTGACGTTCGAAAAGCTTCTGCTGATTGGGCTTATTGCGGTCTTCCTGATTGGTCCCGACCGTTTGCCGCTCTATTCGGCAAAACTTGCGCGCCTGATTCGCTCCATGCGGGACATGGCCAGTGGCGCTAAGGACCGCCTGAGGGAAGAAATGGGACCAGACTTTGATGAAGTCGAATGGAAAAAGTTAGACCCCAGACAGTACGACCCACGCCGAATTGTTCGAGAAGCTCTCACCGAGTCGGCTACAGCGCCAGCCCAGCCAGTCAGCCCGGGAAGCCCGGTGAAAAAGACTCCCGCGCCCACAACAGACACCACCCGCAGCACACCGGCAGCGTTTGACCCCGACGCGGTCTAA
- a CDS encoding O-methyltransferase, whose protein sequence is MSDWDLIHRFSNDYLADSEDVAYLQEASLEQGVSALSRTLGSTIFAIARGMDARNIIEVGTGVGVTTMRLAEAAPQAHITSIDSEPDHHVTLRELMPQVGLETSSLRLITERAQDVLPKMNENSYDLVVLDVPADDVEACFGDAVTLCRPGGSILIARVLAGGAIADPAAREHKVAAMRAVLKTVAEDDRVSHTLLPMAEGLLWAQVHTENSTPGQ, encoded by the coding sequence GTGTCCGACTGGGACCTCATCCACCGCTTCAGTAACGACTACTTAGCCGACTCGGAAGATGTCGCCTACCTCCAAGAAGCTTCGCTGGAACAGGGCGTGTCTGCACTCAGTAGAACCTTGGGGTCCACCATTTTTGCCATTGCGCGGGGGATGGACGCCCGCAACATTATTGAGGTGGGAACCGGTGTTGGGGTGACCACGATGCGACTGGCTGAAGCCGCACCACAGGCCCACATCACCAGTATCGACAGCGAACCAGACCACCACGTGACCTTGCGTGAACTGATGCCGCAGGTGGGGTTAGAAACCTCCTCGCTTCGACTGATCACCGAGCGAGCCCAAGATGTCCTGCCCAAAATGAATGAAAATTCTTACGACCTTGTGGTCTTGGATGTTCCGGCTGATGATGTGGAGGCCTGCTTTGGTGACGCCGTCACACTGTGTCGTCCAGGAGGGTCCATTCTGATCGCCCGAGTACTCGCCGGTGGCGCCATTGCGGACCCCGCTGCCAGAGAGCACAAAGTGGCGGCAATGCGTGCGGTCTTGAAAACTGTCGCTGAAGATGACCGCGTCAGCCACACCCTGTTGCCCATGGCAGAAGGCCTGTTGTGGGCTCAGGTTCACACCGAGAACAGCACACCTGGCCAGTAA
- the dapE gene encoding succinyl-diaminopimelate desuccinylase — translation MSNAHHPVNPAASASASARSGEPFGVSVGVVALAQELMEISSVSGDEQHLADRIEATLHSAPHLEVIRHGNTVAARTSRGLDTRVIVAGHIDTVPHGGVGPVRIADGRLHGRGSVDMKSAVASHLILALLLDSPRVDVTWMFYDQEEVEAERNGLGHFHTAHPEWFVADAAVLGEPSLGGVEGGCNGTMRVEIRSHGVAAHSARPWRGDNAIHHLAAPLQLLAGFEPETRVVDGLAYRESLNAVKVHGGIAGNVIPDSATLTVNYRFAPDRSVNDAEAVLRELFGGVELVVVDQSPGARPGLDIPIVGELVTASGREVGPKYGWTDVARFSALGIPAVNFGPGDGGLAHSDDESVEISEIEHTHQVLHNWLTE, via the coding sequence GTGTCCAATGCGCATCATCCTGTGAATCCCGCTGCCAGTGCGAGTGCCAGTGCTCGTAGCGGTGAACCTTTTGGTGTGAGCGTGGGGGTGGTGGCCCTCGCCCAAGAATTGATGGAGATTTCGTCGGTTTCAGGCGACGAGCAACACCTCGCCGATCGCATTGAAGCGACCCTCCACTCTGCACCGCACCTCGAGGTCATCCGACACGGCAACACCGTGGCGGCGCGCACTTCGCGGGGCCTCGACACCCGAGTGATTGTCGCCGGCCATATCGATACGGTGCCCCACGGCGGCGTCGGGCCAGTGCGGATCGCTGACGGGCGATTACATGGTCGCGGTAGCGTCGACATGAAATCGGCTGTAGCCAGCCACCTCATTCTGGCGCTGCTCTTAGATTCGCCCCGTGTGGATGTGACCTGGATGTTTTACGACCAAGAAGAAGTCGAAGCTGAGCGCAACGGCTTGGGTCATTTCCACACTGCCCACCCCGAATGGTTTGTGGCCGATGCGGCCGTGTTGGGTGAGCCGTCGCTGGGGGGTGTTGAAGGTGGCTGTAATGGCACGATGCGTGTCGAGATTCGAAGCCACGGTGTGGCGGCACATTCGGCGAGACCGTGGCGGGGAGATAACGCCATTCACCATCTGGCCGCCCCCCTCCAACTCTTGGCGGGTTTTGAACCAGAAACTCGCGTTGTCGACGGCTTGGCCTACCGTGAAAGCTTGAACGCCGTGAAAGTGCACGGCGGTATTGCCGGAAACGTCATTCCCGACAGTGCCACCTTGACCGTCAACTACCGTTTTGCCCCCGATCGCAGTGTGAACGACGCCGAAGCGGTCCTCCGGGAGCTCTTTGGGGGTGTCGAGCTGGTTGTGGTCGACCAGTCGCCGGGTGCCAGACCAGGATTGGATATTCCCATTGTGGGGGAACTGGTTACTGCTAGTGGTCGCGAGGTGGGTCCAAAGTATGGCTGGACAGACGTGGCACGTTTTTCTGCGCTGGGGATTCCTGCCGTGAATTTCGGTCCAGGAGATGGGGGTCTTGCCCACTCGGATGACGAATCGGTGGAAATTTCCGAAATCGAACACACCCACCAGGTATTGCACAACTGGCTCACTGAGTAG